A window of Streptomyces gilvosporeus contains these coding sequences:
- the panD gene encoding aspartate 1-decarboxylase, with the protein MLRTMFKSKIHRATVTEADLHYVGSVTIDAALMEAADLLPGELVHIVDIDNGARLETYVIEGERGSGVIGINGAAAHLVHPGDLVILISYAQVDDAEARTLRPKVVHVDADNRIVALGTDASEPVPGSGTARSPRATVI; encoded by the coding sequence GTGCTGCGCACCATGTTCAAGTCCAAGATCCACCGGGCCACGGTGACCGAGGCCGATCTGCACTACGTGGGGTCGGTCACCATCGATGCCGCGCTGATGGAGGCCGCCGACCTGCTGCCCGGCGAGCTCGTCCACATCGTCGACATCGACAACGGGGCCCGCCTGGAGACCTACGTCATCGAGGGCGAGCGGGGCTCGGGCGTCATCGGTATCAACGGGGCCGCCGCACATCTGGTCCACCCCGGTGACCTGGTCATCCTGATCAGCTACGCGCAGGTGGACGACGCGGAGGCCCGCACGCTACGGCCGAAGGTCGTGCACGTCGACGCGGACAACCGCATCGTGGCCCTCGGCACCGACGCCTCCGAGCCGGTACCCGGCAGCGGTACGGCACGCAGCCCACGGGCCACGGTGATCTGA
- a CDS encoding DUF6230 family protein, with product MTFPDPGARPAGHTRWMRLGLVLVPTLLVSAVLLATIGLGILPVSLAVSAQSLVLSGQNLKISADRLQGTGFTQYVGVDRATNKAHPEALSGIESADLYNLCQSVVIHIPGAGQATLRIGAGGGSRPAHADHLVVHTDDLAGTAVFRNITIGQDASTFKSGPGAPTGTFGQRADAVRIDHLRQTTRAVSAATFRLTDLHLTVKPGDKSCQ from the coding sequence ATGACGTTTCCTGATCCCGGTGCCCGTCCCGCGGGGCACACCCGCTGGATGCGGCTCGGCCTGGTGTTGGTGCCGACCCTGCTGGTATCCGCGGTACTCCTGGCGACGATCGGCCTGGGCATCCTCCCCGTCTCGCTCGCGGTGTCCGCTCAGTCCCTGGTGCTGTCGGGACAGAACCTCAAGATCTCCGCCGACCGGTTGCAAGGCACCGGGTTCACCCAGTACGTCGGGGTGGACCGGGCGACGAACAAGGCGCACCCGGAGGCCCTCTCGGGCATCGAGTCGGCCGACCTGTACAACCTGTGCCAGTCGGTGGTCATCCACATCCCCGGCGCCGGCCAGGCCACACTGCGCATCGGCGCGGGCGGGGGCAGCAGGCCGGCGCACGCGGACCATCTCGTCGTCCATACCGACGACCTCGCCGGCACCGCGGTGTTCCGGAACATCACCATCGGGCAGGATGCCTCGACTTTCAAAAGCGGCCCCGGCGCCCCGACGGGAACCTTCGGACAGCGGGCCGACGCCGTACGCATCGATCACCTGCGGCAGACGACCCGAGCGGTGAGTGCGGCAACCTTCCGGCTCACGGACCTGCACCTGACCGTGAAGCCCGGAGACAAGTCCTGCCAATGA
- a CDS encoding DUF6230 family protein, which yields MVPTLLVSAALCTAMARGALAASFGVSTNSFTVSGRTFEIGASTLAGRGFVQFGVLDRGAHATYPEALSGIRSADLYNLCQSVVQGVPILGPVTLRLTSGSSRVPAHADRLVADSHDLRGDALFHNINIGQDAATVRGVPGVRGAPGGFGEQADTVRIDRLRQQTRSVSAATFRLPGLHLSVRLGSHPCF from the coding sequence ATGGTGCCGACTCTGCTGGTGTCCGCAGCGCTGTGCACCGCGATGGCGCGGGGCGCCCTGGCCGCGTCGTTCGGAGTGTCGACCAACTCATTCACGGTCTCCGGCAGAACCTTCGAGATCGGGGCCAGCACGCTCGCCGGGCGCGGGTTCGTCCAGTTCGGTGTGCTGGACCGCGGCGCGCATGCCACGTACCCGGAAGCGCTGTCCGGCATCCGGTCCGCGGATCTGTACAACCTGTGCCAGTCCGTCGTGCAGGGCGTGCCCATCCTCGGGCCCGTCACCCTGCGGCTGACCTCGGGCAGCAGCAGGGTTCCCGCGCACGCGGACCGGCTCGTCGCGGACAGCCACGACCTGCGGGGCGACGCGCTCTTCCACAACATCAACATCGGTCAGGACGCCGCAACCGTAAGGGGTGTGCCCGGCGTGCGCGGCGCGCCCGGCGGCTTCGGCGAGCAGGCCGACACCGTACGCATCGACCGGCTGCGGCAGCAGACGCGATCGGTGAGTGCGGCGACGTTCCGGCTGCCGGGGCTCCATCTGTCCGTGAGGCTCGGCTCCCATCCGTGTTTCTGA
- a CDS encoding DUF6114 domain-containing protein gives MSSARLRAGGNGKTETDGPRPGWWHSFHDWRRSRPFWAGLWTLLAGIEILSVPIAPLPIMVHEGIAGVAGSLMGIFMVVLALSMWLAPGYRVFAGIATLVLAVASLVLSNFGGFLIGFLLGITGGAMAVAWVPYERAPARPRIWPDWGRGNGWGRPGGSGGSGSGGPGDSGDSGDRDGSSGSGGADDAGGSGGSGGSGGSGGTGGGGGGAGGRTVGGRRVRANSRTPHMSSRTHRMRALGVLPVGALLTGGLQPAAAHLPRMMPSPAGPPNVPGGTADGNAPPHLSVCSVLDGLLGGAGPTTRGTGNGISVGAKAGHASDGGREPDRHPTDPGVTVDGPLGLHASVGPQLPKPRTEPDDAHRPRRGPDPAEPAPAPPRPSGAGLLGSVADLLGLHAPPRASDVPDARNGHDAREDHDDRPTTEPDPATPRPAPSVPRPTRPADPPQRNRADHAAKPNTSNASNTSDTSDTSDEESSHSGVASGNVVSPSVLRLNIPPLPSDGRLDKPLSLLPLHIKLGTRSGRDEHSRWCLPHLSISLGLGVDAAAYRVRTAAQPFRVRTPLLVLTGLTYHGITEVPTATGPERVLVFTVYQVDIASLRQTSPLLSPRCGRNQPPPPYPPFFGLPGLPLPLLDMGIPGIGHVDPFAPGPWHPCQGELETDGAPFGTAVATGHPVVLLTKVLSGNLLGLLPITFTPSMPPPLPPGLTLPIPIFFTNVTAYNQYLGADELDVPGLHQTTSR, from the coding sequence GTGAGTAGTGCGCGGCTGCGCGCGGGAGGTAACGGGAAGACAGAGACTGACGGGCCGCGGCCGGGATGGTGGCACTCCTTCCACGACTGGCGGCGCAGCCGCCCGTTCTGGGCGGGGCTGTGGACGCTATTGGCCGGGATCGAGATCCTCTCCGTCCCGATCGCGCCGTTGCCGATCATGGTGCATGAAGGCATCGCCGGCGTGGCCGGGTCACTCATGGGGATCTTCATGGTGGTCTTGGCGCTCAGCATGTGGCTGGCGCCCGGATACCGGGTGTTCGCGGGCATCGCGACGCTGGTGCTCGCCGTCGCCTCACTCGTACTCTCCAATTTCGGCGGCTTCCTGATCGGTTTTCTGCTGGGCATCACCGGCGGCGCGATGGCGGTGGCCTGGGTGCCGTACGAGCGGGCTCCGGCCCGTCCGCGGATCTGGCCGGACTGGGGCCGCGGGAACGGCTGGGGCCGCCCCGGAGGGTCGGGGGGTTCGGGTTCGGGTGGCCCCGGTGATTCTGGTGACTCTGGTGATCGCGATGGTTCGAGCGGTTCCGGCGGGGCCGATGACGCTGGCGGCTCCGGCGGGTCGGGTGGTTCTGGCGGTTCCGGTGGAACGGGCGGCGGGGGAGGCGGCGCCGGAGGCCGTACGGTCGGCGGCCGACGAGTCCGCGCCAACTCACGTACGCCTCACATGAGTTCGCGCACCCACCGCATGCGGGCGCTCGGTGTGCTGCCGGTCGGGGCCCTGCTGACCGGCGGACTGCAACCCGCCGCGGCGCACCTCCCCCGGATGATGCCGAGCCCGGCCGGTCCCCCCAACGTGCCCGGGGGTACGGCGGACGGCAACGCTCCCCCGCACCTGAGCGTCTGCTCGGTGCTCGACGGGCTGCTGGGTGGGGCAGGACCCACCACGCGCGGCACCGGAAACGGCATCTCGGTGGGCGCCAAGGCGGGCCATGCATCGGACGGCGGGCGTGAGCCCGATCGGCACCCCACGGACCCGGGCGTCACCGTGGACGGGCCGCTGGGCCTGCACGCGTCCGTCGGCCCGCAGCTGCCGAAGCCGCGTACCGAGCCGGACGACGCACACCGGCCCAGACGCGGCCCCGACCCCGCCGAGCCTGCGCCCGCTCCCCCGCGCCCCTCCGGAGCGGGCCTTCTCGGCTCGGTCGCCGATCTGCTCGGCCTGCACGCTCCCCCCAGAGCGTCCGACGTACCCGACGCACGTAACGGGCACGACGCACGCGAGGACCACGACGACCGGCCGACCACCGAGCCCGACCCCGCGACGCCGCGCCCGGCCCCGTCCGTACCGCGCCCGACCCGGCCGGCCGACCCGCCGCAGCGCAACCGGGCCGACCACGCCGCCAAGCCGAACACGTCGAACGCATCGAACACATCGGACACATCGGACACGTCGGACGAGGAGTCGAGCCACTCGGGCGTCGCCTCGGGCAACGTCGTCTCGCCGTCCGTCCTGCGTCTGAACATCCCGCCGCTGCCGTCCGACGGGCGGCTGGACAAGCCCCTGTCGCTGCTTCCCCTGCACATCAAACTGGGCACCCGGTCCGGCCGGGACGAGCACTCGCGCTGGTGTCTTCCGCACCTCTCGATCTCTCTCGGCCTCGGTGTCGATGCCGCCGCGTACCGCGTACGCACCGCCGCCCAGCCGTTCCGGGTCCGCACCCCCCTGCTGGTGCTCACCGGCCTGACGTATCACGGCATCACCGAGGTGCCCACGGCGACCGGCCCCGAGCGGGTGCTGGTCTTCACCGTGTACCAGGTTGATATCGCAAGCCTGCGCCAGACCTCGCCTCTCCTGTCCCCCCGGTGCGGCCGCAACCAGCCCCCGCCGCCCTATCCGCCCTTCTTCGGCCTGCCCGGCCTCCCGTTGCCCCTGCTCGACATGGGCATTCCCGGTATCGGCCATGTGGACCCGTTCGCCCCCGGTCCCTGGCATCCCTGCCAGGGCGAGTTGGAGACGGACGGCGCCCCCTTCGGCACGGCAGTCGCCACCGGTCACCCCGTGGTCCTCCTGACCAAGGTCCTCAGCGGCAACCTCCTCGGCCTGCTCCCCATCACCTTCACCCCGAGCATGCCGCCCCCACTCCCGCCGGGGCTCACCCTTCCCATCCCGATCTTCTTCACCAACGTCACCGCGTACAACCAGTACCTCGGCGCCGACGAGTTGGACGTCCCCGGTCTCCATCAGACGACGTCCCGCTGA
- a CDS encoding DUF4440 domain-containing protein: MTEERLRAVLDELVRREPLFHRAELGTTRADFEAMTAPDFWETGASGRRYSRAYVLDVLEERLKTPAAETWEASDFHCRELAADVYLLTYTLAFNGRRTRRTTIWQQRTGRWTALYHQGTVVRDS, encoded by the coding sequence GTGACGGAAGAGCGACTGCGGGCCGTACTCGACGAGCTGGTCCGCAGGGAACCGCTCTTTCACCGAGCCGAACTCGGAACCACGAGGGCCGATTTCGAGGCCATGACCGCACCGGACTTCTGGGAGACCGGTGCCTCGGGCCGACGCTACAGCCGTGCGTACGTGCTCGACGTCCTGGAAGAACGCCTTAAGACTCCGGCGGCCGAGACGTGGGAGGCATCCGACTTCCACTGTCGGGAACTGGCCGCGGATGTCTATCTGCTGACCTACACCTTGGCCTTCAACGGTCGAAGAACACGCCGCACCACGATCTGGCAGCAGCGCACCGGCCGATGGACGGCCCTCTACCACCAGGGAACCGTCGTGCGGGATTCCTGA
- a CDS encoding diacylglycerol/lipid kinase family protein, producing MDTETGARPSTAQRWFAVLALASGAAAVVVLLVCAGPRSIALLGLGVAGLAVAAAGVWWALTRRGLLRVLAGTLAAVAPIVVLLLYVWAGLLWVVLVSLGLWTLAVSAGGAALSKEPRRARLPGVRTAPPEHPFLIMNPRSGGGKVGRFRLRERAEELGAEVHLLDPAHHEDVVALARGAVDDGADLLGVAGGDGTQAMVAAVAAEHGIPFMVISAGTRNHFALDLGLDRDDPSSCLDALTDGVELRVDLGSINGRAFVNNASFGTYASVVQSPAYRNDKVHTTLEMLPDLLTHQRGPRLTVRVAGTAIEGPQAVLVSNNPYRMGDPAGLGRREELDSGVLGVLGITVDNAAQAAGILAGRHGPGLTVLTAHEVVVDADEPEIQAGVDGEALTLPTPVHCTIRPRALRVRVPRRRPGVPRAKPPMDWRRLRRLVWAKERLATGGEAGR from the coding sequence ATGGATACGGAAACCGGCGCCCGCCCGAGCACGGCGCAGCGATGGTTCGCGGTCCTGGCCCTGGCGTCCGGAGCCGCGGCGGTTGTGGTCCTGCTGGTGTGTGCCGGGCCCCGGAGCATCGCTCTCCTGGGCCTGGGGGTGGCCGGACTCGCCGTCGCGGCGGCGGGCGTCTGGTGGGCGCTGACGCGGCGCGGACTCCTCAGAGTGCTGGCGGGCACCCTGGCCGCGGTGGCCCCGATCGTGGTGCTCCTCCTCTACGTGTGGGCCGGTCTGCTGTGGGTGGTACTCGTCTCGCTCGGCCTGTGGACACTGGCCGTCTCCGCCGGTGGAGCCGCGCTCAGCAAGGAGCCCCGGCGGGCCCGCTTGCCCGGAGTTCGCACGGCTCCGCCGGAGCACCCCTTCCTGATCATGAATCCCCGCTCGGGCGGGGGGAAAGTGGGCCGATTCCGGTTGCGGGAAAGGGCCGAGGAACTCGGCGCCGAGGTCCACCTGCTGGATCCCGCGCACCACGAGGACGTGGTCGCGCTCGCCCGCGGCGCCGTCGACGACGGCGCCGACCTCCTGGGCGTCGCGGGCGGGGACGGCACACAGGCCATGGTGGCCGCAGTGGCCGCCGAACACGGCATCCCGTTCATGGTGATCTCGGCCGGGACCCGCAACCACTTCGCGCTCGACCTCGGCCTGGACCGGGACGATCCGTCGAGCTGCCTCGACGCGCTCACCGACGGCGTCGAACTCCGCGTCGACCTCGGCTCCATCAACGGGCGGGCCTTCGTCAACAATGCGTCCTTCGGAACCTACGCGTCCGTCGTCCAGAGCCCCGCCTACCGCAACGACAAGGTGCACACCACCCTGGAGATGCTGCCGGACCTGCTGACCCACCAGCGCGGTCCGAGACTGACCGTCCGCGTCGCGGGCACGGCCATCGAAGGGCCGCAGGCGGTCCTCGTCAGCAACAACCCCTACCGCATGGGCGATCCGGCCGGACTGGGACGCCGGGAGGAGCTGGACTCGGGCGTCCTCGGGGTCCTGGGCATCACCGTCGACAACGCGGCGCAGGCGGCCGGAATCCTGGCGGGCAGACACGGTCCGGGCCTCACTGTGCTGACCGCACACGAGGTCGTCGTCGACGCCGACGAACCCGAAATCCAGGCCGGCGTCGACGGCGAGGCACTCACCCTGCCGACCCCCGTCCACTGCACGATCCGGCCCCGCGCCCTGCGCGTCCGCGTACCCCGCCGCCGCCCCGGCGTGCCACGGGCGAAGCCCCCGATGGACTGGCGGCGGCTGCGACGGCTCGTATGGGCGAAGGAGCGGCTGGCGACGGGCGGGGAGGCCGGCCGCTGA
- a CDS encoding LuxR C-terminal-related transcriptional regulator: MPRSSVSAAANGGGEPRTARTRTTAPVSGRGGTAAHRGPTGDPLLVAKFSVPSVPRSVVRRQRLLERLTEGAAGPLTLITGAAGTGKTTLAASWVREGAAPGPVAWLTLEQYDRAPGVFWAYVLEALSRHQVELSDDVGQPGSAECVDHSLLTRLAAALTRLSRPLVLVLDGLEQLPVRAVASGLDFVLTHAGPQLRLVLISRVDPLLPLHRYRADGRIREIRGPDLAFTRQEATRLLRGHGLGSYETSVDALLARTEGWAAGLRLCALEMQRADDPAEFARSFAASQSAVADYLLTEVLDAQPAATRELLMYSSILDRVHPDLANALTGRRDAEWILAQLTRAHLFVEPINGTPWCRYQPLFAEVLRMHLRHHRPGLEPRLRRRAATWLADTGRLAEAVEQAAAAGDWQWACARMVSRSEIGQLLTGPEAHRLERALSGMPGDLAGAAPALVAGACALARYDTAGCRAWLDRAEEELHKPGAQPAGEALLALRLLRLFTEPADPAARRGRELTDQVLRQLAEAHPEFEALRRYGLACALQLSARPDDARKAFAHAAEGCTGEMTEGVRHRCLGRLALLEAQFGSLSQAEEHALLALEIAGHRSVPPTRRSGTGHLALASVALERGELRAARRHFDLACRAPDAGHDPVTDTEIALTRSRLDLAHGQWHAALTAVAAAGAPLRPPAPWSAQRVALVRATAELARGEPGAAIAVLEESGPGGPAHTLALARARLAAGDAERARGLLASLDRRPGAGIAERVRLRLLQARAAVLAQDTEAACRLLHDALTAARPERMRMPFTEAGPWVWHLLEQRPDLAAGHAWLLPGPARVNGALRTGGRPPAPVVVERLTDREREVLQRAAELLSTEEIAEAMYLSVNTVKTHLRSIYRKLAVSRRSDAVRCARELRLLRPAGGDGEVTSSG, encoded by the coding sequence ATGCCCCGCAGCTCGGTCTCCGCAGCGGCGAACGGCGGCGGGGAGCCCCGTACCGCCCGTACGCGGACCACCGCCCCGGTTTCCGGCCGCGGCGGCACCGCCGCGCACCGGGGGCCGACCGGCGATCCGCTGCTGGTCGCGAAGTTCTCCGTACCGAGCGTTCCGCGGAGCGTCGTCCGCAGACAGCGGCTGCTGGAGCGGCTCACCGAGGGCGCCGCGGGGCCGCTGACCCTGATCACGGGCGCGGCGGGTACCGGGAAGACCACACTGGCCGCCTCCTGGGTGCGTGAGGGGGCCGCCCCGGGCCCGGTGGCGTGGCTGACGCTCGAGCAGTACGACCGGGCACCCGGGGTGTTCTGGGCCTACGTCCTGGAGGCACTGAGCCGCCACCAGGTCGAGCTGTCCGATGACGTGGGGCAGCCCGGCTCCGCCGAATGCGTCGACCACTCCTTGCTCACGAGGCTCGCGGCCGCTCTGACGCGGCTGTCCCGGCCGCTCGTGCTCGTGCTCGACGGCCTGGAGCAGTTGCCCGTACGGGCGGTGGCATCGGGCCTGGACTTCGTCCTGACCCATGCAGGGCCGCAGCTGCGCCTGGTGCTGATCAGCCGCGTCGACCCGCTGCTTCCGCTGCACCGCTACCGCGCCGACGGCCGGATCCGGGAAATTCGCGGTCCCGACCTCGCGTTCACCCGGCAGGAGGCCACGAGGCTGCTGCGCGGGCACGGCCTGGGGAGCTACGAGACGAGCGTCGATGCCCTCCTTGCGCGCACGGAGGGCTGGGCAGCGGGACTGCGGCTGTGCGCGCTGGAGATGCAACGGGCCGACGACCCGGCCGAGTTCGCCCGGTCGTTCGCCGCTTCCCAGAGCGCCGTCGCCGACTACCTGCTGACGGAGGTGCTCGACGCCCAGCCTGCCGCCACCCGGGAACTGCTGATGTACAGCAGCATTCTCGACCGGGTGCACCCGGACCTGGCGAACGCGCTGACGGGACGCCGGGACGCGGAGTGGATCCTGGCCCAACTCACCCGCGCCCACCTCTTCGTCGAACCGATCAACGGCACGCCGTGGTGCCGTTACCAGCCGCTGTTCGCCGAAGTGCTGCGCATGCACCTGCGCCATCACCGGCCCGGCCTCGAACCCCGGTTGCGGCGCCGTGCGGCGACCTGGCTCGCCGATACCGGGAGGCTCGCCGAGGCGGTGGAACAGGCCGCCGCGGCCGGCGACTGGCAGTGGGCCTGCGCGCGTATGGTGAGCCGCTCGGAGATCGGACAGCTGCTCACCGGCCCCGAGGCACACCGGCTGGAGCGGGCCCTTTCGGGGATGCCCGGCGATCTCGCCGGAGCCGCGCCCGCGCTGGTAGCGGGTGCCTGTGCCCTCGCCCGGTACGACACCGCGGGCTGTCGGGCATGGCTGGACCGGGCCGAAGAGGAGCTGCACAAGCCCGGAGCGCAGCCCGCGGGGGAAGCGCTGCTCGCGCTCCGGCTGCTCCGGCTTTTCACGGAGCCCGCGGATCCCGCGGCGCGGCGCGGCCGGGAGCTCACCGACCAGGTGTTGCGCCAACTGGCCGAAGCACACCCGGAGTTCGAGGCGCTGCGGCGATACGGGCTGGCGTGCGCCCTCCAGCTGAGCGCCCGTCCCGACGACGCCCGGAAGGCGTTCGCCCACGCGGCGGAGGGCTGCACCGGCGAGATGACCGAAGGCGTCCGGCATCGCTGCCTCGGCCGACTGGCCCTGTTGGAGGCCCAGTTCGGGTCGCTGAGCCAGGCCGAGGAGCACGCCCTGCTCGCGCTGGAAATCGCCGGACACCGCTCCGTTCCGCCGACCCGCCGATCCGGGACCGGTCACCTCGCCCTGGCCTCCGTGGCTCTCGAACGAGGCGAACTCCGCGCCGCCCGCCGTCATTTCGACCTCGCATGCCGGGCCCCGGACGCCGGACACGACCCGGTCACCGACACCGAAATCGCCCTCACCCGCTCCCGGCTGGACCTCGCCCACGGCCAGTGGCACGCCGCGCTCACGGCCGTCGCGGCGGCCGGCGCACCTCTGCGGCCCCCTGCACCGTGGTCGGCGCAGCGCGTCGCCCTCGTGCGTGCGACGGCCGAGCTGGCGCGCGGCGAGCCCGGGGCGGCGATCGCCGTCCTGGAGGAGTCCGGCCCCGGCGGCCCGGCGCACACCCTCGCCCTGGCTCGGGCCCGGCTCGCCGCCGGAGACGCCGAACGGGCCCGGGGCCTCCTCGCGTCGCTGGACCGCCGACCGGGCGCGGGCATCGCGGAACGGGTCCGCCTCCGCCTGCTTCAGGCCCGCGCCGCGGTCCTGGCCCAGGACACCGAGGCGGCGTGCCGTCTGCTCCACGATGCGCTGACCGCCGCCCGCCCCGAGAGAATGCGGATGCCCTTCACCGAGGCGGGCCCCTGGGTGTGGCACCTGCTGGAACAGCGGCCCGACCTGGCCGCGGGGCATGCATGGCTGCTCCCCGGTCCCGCGCGCGTCAACGGCGCGTTGCGCACCGGCGGCCGTCCACCGGCGCCCGTGGTGGTGGAGCGGCTGACCGACCGTGAGCGTGAAGTGCTCCAGCGTGCTGCGGAGCTGCTGTCGACGGAGGAGATCGCCGAAGCGATGTATCTGTCGGTCAACACGGTCAAGACGCATCTGCGGAGCATCTACCGCAAGCTCGCGGTCTCCCGCCGCAGTGACGCCGTGCGGTGCGCGCGAGAGCTTCGTCTGCTGCGGCCCGCGGGCGGGGACGGGGAGGTCACCTCGTCCGGGTGA
- a CDS encoding MFS transporter, with the protein MTADHTPSGTSEPAEGHAPGRWRPLVILGTAQFLMVLDTSVMNVSIGQLVEDFDTEVTAIQAVITLYTLVMAAFMITGGKLGDMFGRRRMFALGLVVYGTGSALTAVAPVLWVLTLGWSVIEGLGAALVLPALAALVAGAYRGRDRAVAYGVIGGLAGAGIAVGPLLGGWLTTYLTWRLVFAGEVVLVVAMLCLIRWVEDHPRPEPRPRLDAVGAALSAAGLAMVVLGVLQSSSWGWLKPRNSPVTLFGFSLTLFVIAAGALVLWLFRTWERRQESRGRNPLVRFSLFANPPLRSGLNMLLAQNLILLGLFFTIPLYLQVVQGLNAFQTGLRLLPVSITMLLSAMSGPLIGRFAGPRAVVRTGLLVLFIAIMWLLATIEPRLDDLSFALAMAVLGLGMGLLASQLGNVAQSSVGESERSEVGGLQYTAQNLGSSLGTALIGAILIGALVSAFTNEITDHPKISDQVREQAGIAMEAGVSFVSTDEIRAATERASLPPDEADAVVDAYAQAQLNSLKAAILTAAAITFVSLVFTRNLPAERLTRAAAR; encoded by the coding sequence ATGACAGCCGATCACACACCGTCCGGCACATCGGAACCCGCGGAGGGGCACGCGCCGGGGCGCTGGCGGCCTCTGGTCATCCTCGGCACGGCCCAGTTCCTGATGGTGCTGGACACCTCGGTGATGAACGTATCGATCGGCCAGCTGGTCGAGGACTTCGATACCGAGGTCACCGCGATCCAGGCCGTCATCACCCTCTACACCCTGGTCATGGCCGCTTTCATGATCACGGGAGGGAAGCTCGGCGACATGTTCGGACGCCGGCGCATGTTCGCCCTCGGACTGGTCGTCTACGGCACGGGCTCCGCGCTCACCGCCGTGGCCCCCGTCCTGTGGGTGCTCACACTCGGCTGGTCTGTGATCGAGGGCCTCGGCGCGGCGCTGGTGCTCCCGGCCCTGGCGGCGCTCGTGGCCGGTGCCTACCGCGGCCGGGACCGGGCCGTCGCCTACGGGGTCATCGGTGGGCTGGCGGGGGCGGGCATCGCGGTGGGCCCGCTGCTCGGCGGCTGGCTGACCACGTATCTGACGTGGCGGCTGGTCTTCGCCGGCGAAGTCGTCCTGGTGGTGGCCATGCTCTGCCTCATCCGGTGGGTCGAGGACCACCCGCGGCCGGAGCCGCGGCCCCGGCTCGATGCCGTCGGCGCCGCGCTCTCCGCCGCCGGCCTGGCCATGGTGGTCCTGGGCGTGTTGCAGAGCAGCTCCTGGGGATGGCTGAAACCCCGCAACTCCCCCGTCACCCTCTTCGGCTTCTCCCTCACCCTCTTCGTCATCGCGGCGGGCGCACTCGTCCTGTGGCTGTTCCGGACCTGGGAGCGGCGGCAGGAGAGCCGCGGCCGGAACCCGCTGGTGCGGTTCTCCCTGTTCGCCAACCCGCCGCTGCGCTCCGGCCTGAACATGCTCCTCGCCCAGAACCTCATCCTGCTCGGCCTGTTCTTCACCATCCCCCTCTATTTGCAGGTCGTGCAGGGCCTCAACGCCTTCCAGACCGGTCTGCGGCTGCTGCCGGTGTCGATCACCATGCTGCTGTCCGCCATGAGCGGCCCCCTGATCGGCCGCTTCGCCGGGCCGCGTGCGGTCGTACGGACCGGCCTGCTGGTGCTGTTCATCGCGATCATGTGGCTGCTCGCCACCATCGAGCCCCGTCTTGACGACCTGTCCTTCGCCCTGGCGATGGCCGTGCTGGGACTCGGCATGGGGCTCCTCGCCTCGCAGCTGGGCAACGTGGCGCAGTCCAGCGTCGGCGAGTCCGAACGCAGCGAGGTGGGCGGCCTCCAGTACACCGCCCAGAACCTGGGATCCTCCCTCGGCACCGCCCTCATCGGCGCCATCCTGATCGGCGCCCTGGTATCCGCATTCACCAACGAGATCACCGACCACCCGAAGATCTCCGACCAGGTGCGCGAGCAGGCCGGTATCGCCATGGAAGCCGGGGTCAGCTTCGTGAGCACGGACGAGATCCGCGCCGCGACCGAGCGCGCCTCGCTGCCGCCGGACGAGGCCGACGCGGTCGTCGACGCCTACGCCCAGGCCCAGCTCAACAGCCTCAAGGCCGCCATCCTGACGGCCGCTGCCATCACCTTCGTCAGCCTCGTGTTCACCCGCAACCTCCCGGCGGAACGGCTCACCAGGGCGGCGGCCCGCTGA
- a CDS encoding SHOCT domain-containing protein — protein sequence MGNLYLAYDYPVLGAFWTVMWIFLWILWLMVLFRVIADIFRDHTLHGWAKAGWLFFVIILPFLGVLIYVLVRGKDMGKREAQLAREQQEAFDTYIRETAAPSGGASHADELVKLADLKAKGAISEDEFQRAKEKILH from the coding sequence ATGGGCAACCTGTACTTGGCGTACGACTATCCGGTGCTGGGCGCGTTCTGGACCGTGATGTGGATCTTCCTGTGGATTCTGTGGCTGATGGTGCTCTTCCGCGTCATCGCCGACATCTTCCGTGACCACACGCTGCACGGGTGGGCCAAGGCCGGCTGGCTGTTCTTCGTCATCATCCTTCCCTTCCTGGGCGTCCTGATCTACGTCCTGGTGCGCGGCAAGGACATGGGCAAACGCGAAGCGCAGCTCGCCAGGGAGCAGCAGGAGGCGTTCGACACCTACATCCGGGAAACGGCGGCACCCAGCGGCGGCGCGAGCCACGCGGACGAACTGGTCAAGCTTGCGGACCTCAAGGCAAAGGGCGCCATCTCGGAGGACGAGTTCCAGCGGGCCAAGGAAAAGATCCTGCACTGA